Proteins encoded together in one Flavobacteriales bacterium window:
- a CDS encoding T9SS type A sorting domain-containing protein — MKNVKTLLAIVGFAIGLAGAANAQTVTADVEVVMQTQSNWCWAANSECILRYYGTEASQCEINNFNWNKSTCCGSPGSCNQTNEMIPIKDILTHFGPVNSKLYTGPLSVSQITTILGDERPFIIGVMWNSSGGHVVVGCGYNTSTSKLTVMDPWNGTTTGNYSGGSSIVISGSSGTWKEGLEVTDAPGGSMPTADINVDNSSGWGSLTVQFTDNSTGNPDSWKWDFDDGTSSNQQNPTHTFAQGTYNVSLTVTNANGKDTKVTPITVLAGDPFPSVKGGPQDYASVGSGGYFSSNDMRGLIFDVLKPSVIKSVKVFADGAGDRTIEVLDAVEGNVLLSKTVNIPDGESRVSLGFSVDPGTGYHIKVTGSTVSLYRNNSGASFPYDISGLVSITQTDYGTTDPNYYYFFYDWEVTPQGCDQTTGMDQISGTRTMRIYPNPAQDMVHIALPSSERSEVSVVDMTGKVVYRNSAVSGPALDVNMEHLPDGMYAVRVLSGAHLLMDRVVLSR; from the coding sequence ATGAAAAACGTAAAAACGCTTTTAGCCATTGTTGGTTTTGCGATCGGATTAGCTGGCGCAGCCAATGCGCAAACGGTTACTGCAGATGTTGAAGTAGTCATGCAAACCCAGTCAAACTGGTGCTGGGCTGCCAATAGTGAATGTATCCTTCGTTACTATGGCACGGAAGCATCGCAGTGTGAAATAAACAACTTCAATTGGAATAAGAGCACCTGCTGCGGTTCCCCCGGCTCATGTAACCAGACCAATGAGATGATACCCATTAAGGATATTCTCACGCATTTCGGACCGGTCAACAGCAAACTCTATACAGGACCGTTATCCGTATCTCAGATAACAACAATACTCGGTGATGAAAGACCATTTATTATTGGCGTCATGTGGAACAGCAGCGGAGGCCATGTGGTTGTGGGATGCGGATACAATACTTCCACGAGCAAGCTGACCGTCATGGATCCCTGGAACGGAACGACTACCGGCAACTACAGTGGAGGAAGTTCCATCGTGATCAGCGGAAGCTCCGGTACATGGAAGGAAGGCCTGGAAGTAACAGACGCTCCCGGAGGAAGCATGCCCACCGCCGATATCAATGTCGATAACAGCTCGGGCTGGGGTAGTCTGACGGTTCAGTTCACCGATAATTCAACCGGGAATCCGGACAGCTGGAAATGGGACTTTGATGACGGTACCTCATCAAACCAGCAAAACCCAACACATACCTTCGCGCAGGGAACATATAATGTCTCTCTGACCGTGACCAATGCCAACGGCAAGGACACAAAGGTGACCCCCATTACCGTACTGGCCGGAGACCCATTTCCTTCTGTTAAAGGTGGTCCGCAGGATTATGCTTCCGTTGGCAGTGGCGGGTATTTTTCCTCCAATGATATGCGGGGTCTCATCTTTGATGTGCTTAAACCATCCGTGATCAAGTCTGTGAAAGTATTTGCAGATGGCGCCGGTGACCGGACCATCGAAGTGCTGGATGCTGTGGAAGGAAATGTGTTACTCAGTAAAACGGTGAATATACCCGATGGGGAAAGTCGTGTGTCGCTTGGTTTTTCTGTGGATCCGGGAACGGGTTACCATATCAAGGTCACCGGGTCCACTGTGAGTCTGTACAGAAATAATTCAGGGGCTTCTTTTCCTTACGATATCTCGGGATTGGTTTCCATTACACAAACAGACTACGGAACCACCGATCCGAACTATTACTATTTCTTCTACGATTGGGAGGTGACCCCACAGGGTTGCGATCAGACCACCGGCATGGATCAGATATCGGGTACACGTACAATGCGTATCTACCCGAACCCTGCACAGGATATGGTGCATATCGCATTGCCATCGTCAGAGAGAAGTGAAGTGTCTGTCGTGGACATGACGGGAAAGGTGGTTTACCGGAACAGCGCCGTTTCAGGCCCCGCGCTGGATGTGAATATGGAGCACCTGCCTGATGGTATGTACGCTGTCAGGGTGTTATCCGGCGCTCATTTACTCATGGACAGGGTTGTCCTTTCGAGGTAG